A genomic segment from Sparus aurata chromosome 20, fSpaAur1.1, whole genome shotgun sequence encodes:
- the LOC115570675 gene encoding tubby protein homolog isoform X2, which translates to MEDPDIRQQKLDNQRSLLMKKQQKKRADSQMVVANRDAKQKPKNRKHKAGHSDETPLLISQSLSNTSLSDQVEHAHDNPLDEITLGESDMIASLTLDEMPSEMPLTPKRMDLEIDKEPEVKFEVETDAQAEGKKTKKKDAKKEKAKPTEENGEKETEKEKDKEKKEKKTKKKDKVKDSEDPQKTNKTAKQERKKKHLQEVSTQETEPVVEVSSPKKNKCNESEDEEEDGSQKPVPQTPKKKKQLDTSRCQISDDSKEDEVQEKEKKGKKKCKEEKTTPSLASLNSNYREGSSSGSESNERTTSPMSVEDLEKFALRPASRDATIQCRVTRDRRGMEKGIYPTYYLHMEKEDGKRVFLMAGRKRKKCKTSNYLISTDPTNLSRDTNCYIGKLRSNVLGTKFTVYDGGENPEKKPFVKESESVRQELAAICYETNVLGFKGPRKMTVIIPGMTENDERVSIQPKHELETLLVRHANNNTDKLVTLVNKSPSWNEQTQSYVLNFHGRVTQASVKNFQIIHPDNEDYIVMQFGRVAEDVFSMDYTFPMCALQAFAITLSSFDGKLACE; encoded by the exons ATGGAGGACCCTGATATTCGACAACAGAAGCTGGACAACCAG CGATCCCTGCTgatgaaaaagcagcaaaagaaGAGGGCTGATTCTCAAATGGTGGTAGCCAATCGGGATGCAAAGCAAAAGCCAAAAAACCGAAAGCACAAAGCTGGGCACAGTGATGAAACACCTCTGCTGATCAGCCAATCCCTGAGCAACACCTCACTGAGTG ACCAAGTTGAACATGCCCATGACAACCCATTGGATGAGATTACACTGGGTGAAAGTGACATGATAGCAAGCTTGACACTAGATGAGATgccttcagaaatgcctctgaCCCCCAAGAGAATGGACTTGGAGATTGACAAGGAGCCTGAGGTGAAGTTTGAAGTGGAGACTGATGCTCAGGCAGAGGGGAAAAAGACTAAGAAGAAAGATGcgaagaaagaaaaagccaaaC CGACGGAGGAGAATGGTGAAAAGGAGACGGAGAAGGAAAAAGAcaaggagaaaaaggagaaaaaaactaagaagaaagacaaagtgaAAGACTCTGAGGACCCACAGAAGACAAACAAGACAGCCAAACAAGAGCGTAAAA AGAAACACTTACAGGAAGTTTCAACCCAGGAGACGGAGCCAGTGGTGGAGGTGTCAAGtccaaagaaaaataaatgtaatgaaagtgaggatgaagaggaagacgggTCCCAGAAGCCCGTCCCTCAAACGCctaagaagaaaaaacaacttgaCACAT CCAGGTGCCAAATAAGTGACGACAGCAAAGAAGATGAAGTccaggaaaaggagaaaaagggcaaaaagaaatgcaaagaaGAGAAAACTACACCAAGTCTGGCTTCCCTTAACTCTAACTACAGGGAGGGCTCATCGTCGGGAAGTGAATCGAATGAAAGA ACAACATCTCCGATGTCGGTGGAGGATCTTGAGAAGTTTGCTCTGCGTCCGGCCAGCAGAGATGCAACGATCCAGTGCAGGGTCACCAGAGACAGGAGAGGCATGGAGAAGGGCATTTACCCAACTTACTACCTGCACATGGAGAAGGAGGATGGCAAAAGG GTGTTTCTAATGGCAGGCAGAAAACGGAAGAAGTGCAAGACATCCAACTACCTCATCTCCACTGACCCGACCAATCTGTCCAGAGACACAAACTGCTACATAGGGAAACTAAG GTCCAATGTCCTGGGTACAAAGTTCACAGTCTACGATGGAGGTGAAAACCCAGAGAAAAAGCCTTTTGTCAAAGAGAGCGAGTCTGTGCGGCAAGAACTGGCAGCAATTTGCTAT GAGACGAATGTTCTGGGATTTAAGGGTCCCAGGAAGATGACGGTGATCATCCCTGGCATGACGGAGAATGATGAAAGAGTGTCCATTCAACCGAAACAT GAACTTGAGACTCTACTGGTCCGCCatgcaaacaacaacacagacaaactgGTCACCCTGGTGAACAAATCCCCGAGCTGGAACGAACAGACCCAGTCATACGTGCTCAACTTCCATGGACGTGTCACCCAGGCCTCTGTCAAAAACTTCCAGATCATCCACCCTGACAACG AGGATTACATAGTGATGCAGTTTGGCCGTGTAGCAGAGGACGTCTTCTCCATGGATTACACTTTCCCCATGTGTGCCCTGCAAGCCTTTGCCATCACGCTGTCATCCTTTGATGGCAAACTGGCCTGTGAGTGA
- the LOC115570675 gene encoding tubby protein homolog isoform X3 has translation MEDPDIRQQKLDNQRSLLMKKQQKKRADSQMVVANRDAKQKPKNRKHKAGHSDETPLLISQSLSNTSLSGDQVEHAHDNPLDEITLGESDMIASLTLDEMPSEMPLTPKRMDLEIDKEPEVKFEVETDAQAEGKKTKKKDAKKEKAKPTEENGEKETEKEKDKEKKEKKTKKKDKVKDSEDPQKTNKTAKQERKKKHLQEVSTQETEPVVEVSSPKKNKCNESEDEEEDGSQKPVPQTPKKKKQLDTSRCQISDDSKEDEVQEKEKKGKKKCKEEKTTPSLASLNSNYREGSSSGSESNERTTSPMSVEDLEKFALRPASRDATIQCRVTRDRRGMEKGIYPTYYLHMEKEDGKRVFLMAGRKRKKCKTSNYLISTDPTNLSRDTNCYIGKLRSNVLGTKFTVYDGGENPEKKPFVKESESVRQELAAICYETNVLGFKGPRKMTVIIPGMTENDERVSIQPKHKN, from the exons ATGGAGGACCCTGATATTCGACAACAGAAGCTGGACAACCAG CGATCCCTGCTgatgaaaaagcagcaaaagaaGAGGGCTGATTCTCAAATGGTGGTAGCCAATCGGGATGCAAAGCAAAAGCCAAAAAACCGAAAGCACAAAGCTGGGCACAGTGATGAAACACCTCTGCTGATCAGCCAATCCCTGAGCAACACCTCACTGAGTG GAGACCAAGTTGAACATGCCCATGACAACCCATTGGATGAGATTACACTGGGTGAAAGTGACATGATAGCAAGCTTGACACTAGATGAGATgccttcagaaatgcctctgaCCCCCAAGAGAATGGACTTGGAGATTGACAAGGAGCCTGAGGTGAAGTTTGAAGTGGAGACTGATGCTCAGGCAGAGGGGAAAAAGACTAAGAAGAAAGATGcgaagaaagaaaaagccaaaC CGACGGAGGAGAATGGTGAAAAGGAGACGGAGAAGGAAAAAGAcaaggagaaaaaggagaaaaaaactaagaagaaagacaaagtgaAAGACTCTGAGGACCCACAGAAGACAAACAAGACAGCCAAACAAGAGCGTAAAA AGAAACACTTACAGGAAGTTTCAACCCAGGAGACGGAGCCAGTGGTGGAGGTGTCAAGtccaaagaaaaataaatgtaatgaaagtgaggatgaagaggaagacgggTCCCAGAAGCCCGTCCCTCAAACGCctaagaagaaaaaacaacttgaCACAT CCAGGTGCCAAATAAGTGACGACAGCAAAGAAGATGAAGTccaggaaaaggagaaaaagggcaaaaagaaatgcaaagaaGAGAAAACTACACCAAGTCTGGCTTCCCTTAACTCTAACTACAGGGAGGGCTCATCGTCGGGAAGTGAATCGAATGAAAGA ACAACATCTCCGATGTCGGTGGAGGATCTTGAGAAGTTTGCTCTGCGTCCGGCCAGCAGAGATGCAACGATCCAGTGCAGGGTCACCAGAGACAGGAGAGGCATGGAGAAGGGCATTTACCCAACTTACTACCTGCACATGGAGAAGGAGGATGGCAAAAGG GTGTTTCTAATGGCAGGCAGAAAACGGAAGAAGTGCAAGACATCCAACTACCTCATCTCCACTGACCCGACCAATCTGTCCAGAGACACAAACTGCTACATAGGGAAACTAAG GTCCAATGTCCTGGGTACAAAGTTCACAGTCTACGATGGAGGTGAAAACCCAGAGAAAAAGCCTTTTGTCAAAGAGAGCGAGTCTGTGCGGCAAGAACTGGCAGCAATTTGCTAT GAGACGAATGTTCTGGGATTTAAGGGTCCCAGGAAGATGACGGTGATCATCCCTGGCATGACGGAGAATGATGAAAGAGTGTCCATTCAACCGAAACAT aAGAACTGA
- the LOC115570675 gene encoding tubby protein homolog isoform X1: protein MEDPDIRQQKLDNQRSLLMKKQQKKRADSQMVVANRDAKQKPKNRKHKAGHSDETPLLISQSLSNTSLSGDQVEHAHDNPLDEITLGESDMIASLTLDEMPSEMPLTPKRMDLEIDKEPEVKFEVETDAQAEGKKTKKKDAKKEKAKPTEENGEKETEKEKDKEKKEKKTKKKDKVKDSEDPQKTNKTAKQERKKKHLQEVSTQETEPVVEVSSPKKNKCNESEDEEEDGSQKPVPQTPKKKKQLDTSRCQISDDSKEDEVQEKEKKGKKKCKEEKTTPSLASLNSNYREGSSSGSESNERTTSPMSVEDLEKFALRPASRDATIQCRVTRDRRGMEKGIYPTYYLHMEKEDGKRVFLMAGRKRKKCKTSNYLISTDPTNLSRDTNCYIGKLRSNVLGTKFTVYDGGENPEKKPFVKESESVRQELAAICYETNVLGFKGPRKMTVIIPGMTENDERVSIQPKHELETLLVRHANNNTDKLVTLVNKSPSWNEQTQSYVLNFHGRVTQASVKNFQIIHPDNEDYIVMQFGRVAEDVFSMDYTFPMCALQAFAITLSSFDGKLACE, encoded by the exons ATGGAGGACCCTGATATTCGACAACAGAAGCTGGACAACCAG CGATCCCTGCTgatgaaaaagcagcaaaagaaGAGGGCTGATTCTCAAATGGTGGTAGCCAATCGGGATGCAAAGCAAAAGCCAAAAAACCGAAAGCACAAAGCTGGGCACAGTGATGAAACACCTCTGCTGATCAGCCAATCCCTGAGCAACACCTCACTGAGTG GAGACCAAGTTGAACATGCCCATGACAACCCATTGGATGAGATTACACTGGGTGAAAGTGACATGATAGCAAGCTTGACACTAGATGAGATgccttcagaaatgcctctgaCCCCCAAGAGAATGGACTTGGAGATTGACAAGGAGCCTGAGGTGAAGTTTGAAGTGGAGACTGATGCTCAGGCAGAGGGGAAAAAGACTAAGAAGAAAGATGcgaagaaagaaaaagccaaaC CGACGGAGGAGAATGGTGAAAAGGAGACGGAGAAGGAAAAAGAcaaggagaaaaaggagaaaaaaactaagaagaaagacaaagtgaAAGACTCTGAGGACCCACAGAAGACAAACAAGACAGCCAAACAAGAGCGTAAAA AGAAACACTTACAGGAAGTTTCAACCCAGGAGACGGAGCCAGTGGTGGAGGTGTCAAGtccaaagaaaaataaatgtaatgaaagtgaggatgaagaggaagacgggTCCCAGAAGCCCGTCCCTCAAACGCctaagaagaaaaaacaacttgaCACAT CCAGGTGCCAAATAAGTGACGACAGCAAAGAAGATGAAGTccaggaaaaggagaaaaagggcaaaaagaaatgcaaagaaGAGAAAACTACACCAAGTCTGGCTTCCCTTAACTCTAACTACAGGGAGGGCTCATCGTCGGGAAGTGAATCGAATGAAAGA ACAACATCTCCGATGTCGGTGGAGGATCTTGAGAAGTTTGCTCTGCGTCCGGCCAGCAGAGATGCAACGATCCAGTGCAGGGTCACCAGAGACAGGAGAGGCATGGAGAAGGGCATTTACCCAACTTACTACCTGCACATGGAGAAGGAGGATGGCAAAAGG GTGTTTCTAATGGCAGGCAGAAAACGGAAGAAGTGCAAGACATCCAACTACCTCATCTCCACTGACCCGACCAATCTGTCCAGAGACACAAACTGCTACATAGGGAAACTAAG GTCCAATGTCCTGGGTACAAAGTTCACAGTCTACGATGGAGGTGAAAACCCAGAGAAAAAGCCTTTTGTCAAAGAGAGCGAGTCTGTGCGGCAAGAACTGGCAGCAATTTGCTAT GAGACGAATGTTCTGGGATTTAAGGGTCCCAGGAAGATGACGGTGATCATCCCTGGCATGACGGAGAATGATGAAAGAGTGTCCATTCAACCGAAACAT GAACTTGAGACTCTACTGGTCCGCCatgcaaacaacaacacagacaaactgGTCACCCTGGTGAACAAATCCCCGAGCTGGAACGAACAGACCCAGTCATACGTGCTCAACTTCCATGGACGTGTCACCCAGGCCTCTGTCAAAAACTTCCAGATCATCCACCCTGACAACG AGGATTACATAGTGATGCAGTTTGGCCGTGTAGCAGAGGACGTCTTCTCCATGGATTACACTTTCCCCATGTGTGCCCTGCAAGCCTTTGCCATCACGCTGTCATCCTTTGATGGCAAACTGGCCTGTGAGTGA